One region of Polynucleobacter paneuropaeus genomic DNA includes:
- the der gene encoding ribosome biogenesis GTPase Der produces MNPVITIVGRPNVGKSTLFNRLTRSRDALVADFSGLTRDRHYGKGRIGERAFICVDTGGFEPVAKTGIVAEMAKQTKQAVAESDIVIFLVDGRLGMAPQDRVIADFLRKTGRPIILAVNKTEGMQAGVVTADFHELGLGEPFPISSAHGDGVRGLIDDALDSLGIAEPEPEEEGDATNRPVKIAVVGRPNVGKSTLINKLIGEERVIAFDMPGTTRDAIEVPFERNGKPFILVDTAGLRRRGKVFEAIEKFSVVKTLQAIADCNVVILMLDAQQDISEQDAHIAGFIVEAGRALVVAVNKWDGIDSYVKERARLEIAQKLRFLDFANVHPISAKKGTGLKELFKDIDAAYAAAMAKLPTPRLTRILQEAVEHQQPKRVGMGRPKLRYAHQGGMNPPIVVIHGTSLSGVTDSYKRYLEGRFRDVFKLRGTPLRIQMNTAKNPYVDTDKGKKGKKR; encoded by the coding sequence ATGAATCCAGTCATCACGATCGTCGGTCGCCCCAATGTTGGGAAGTCCACTCTATTTAACCGTTTAACCCGCTCGCGTGATGCACTCGTAGCGGATTTCTCTGGATTAACGCGGGATCGTCACTACGGTAAAGGCCGTATCGGCGAGCGTGCATTTATCTGTGTTGATACCGGCGGCTTTGAGCCTGTTGCTAAGACCGGCATTGTGGCTGAGATGGCCAAGCAAACCAAACAAGCTGTTGCTGAATCTGATATTGTGATTTTCTTGGTAGATGGTCGCTTAGGTATGGCGCCACAAGATCGTGTGATTGCGGATTTCTTACGCAAGACAGGTCGACCCATCATTCTGGCAGTCAATAAAACAGAAGGCATGCAAGCCGGTGTAGTAACAGCAGACTTTCATGAGCTGGGATTAGGTGAGCCTTTTCCAATCTCCTCCGCGCACGGTGATGGGGTACGTGGCTTAATTGATGATGCACTCGACTCACTCGGCATTGCCGAGCCTGAGCCCGAGGAAGAGGGTGATGCTACTAATCGCCCCGTCAAGATTGCCGTAGTGGGTCGTCCGAATGTGGGTAAATCGACTCTCATCAATAAACTCATTGGTGAAGAGCGGGTCATTGCATTTGATATGCCCGGTACAACCCGCGATGCGATTGAAGTACCGTTTGAGCGTAATGGCAAACCCTTCATCTTGGTCGACACCGCCGGTTTGCGACGCCGCGGTAAAGTATTCGAAGCCATTGAAAAGTTCTCAGTCGTAAAAACCTTACAAGCCATTGCCGATTGCAATGTTGTGATTTTGATGCTCGATGCACAACAAGATATTTCTGAGCAAGATGCCCATATCGCTGGCTTTATTGTGGAAGCAGGCAGAGCCTTGGTAGTTGCGGTTAATAAATGGGATGGTATTGATAGCTATGTCAAAGAGCGTGCCCGTTTGGAGATTGCCCAGAAACTGCGTTTCTTGGATTTTGCAAACGTTCATCCTATCTCTGCCAAAAAAGGGACGGGTCTTAAAGAACTTTTTAAGGATATTGATGCCGCTTATGCAGCAGCGATGGCCAAATTACCAACCCCGCGTTTGACCCGCATCTTGCAAGAAGCGGTAGAGCACCAACAGCCTAAACGGGTGGGCATGGGCCGTCCAAAATTACGTTATGCACACCAAGGGGGTATGAACCCTCCAATTGTGGTGATTCATGGCACTTCCTTGAGTGGCGTGACCGATAGCTATAAGCGCTATCTCGAGGGCCGCTTTCGGGACGTCTTTAAATTACGGGGCACTCCGCTCCGAATTCAGATGAATACCGCCAAAAACCCCTATGTCGATACCGATAAAGGCAAAAAAGGAAAAAAACGGTGA
- a CDS encoding YfgM family protein produces MPLDLEEQEQVDQLKAFWAKYRNIITSVLTAALVIYAGYSGYQWWRNNQAVEASKLYNTLVTSIGKGDKEQTLRAADDLEKQYSGTTYASMASLVAAKVSADSGNTDKAIDYLRWTADHASNDAYEALGKLRLVTQLIERGTAKDFAEADDLLKDKPVKGFEALWLERRGDWYLAQQKITDAKKSYEAAWKQLDQTKEFPEEGRRLLKVKLDAVGGVTQ; encoded by the coding sequence ATGCCTTTAGACCTAGAAGAACAAGAACAAGTTGACCAGCTCAAAGCATTCTGGGCTAAGTATCGCAACATCATTACCAGCGTACTGACTGCCGCCTTGGTGATTTATGCTGGATATAGCGGATATCAATGGTGGCGCAATAATCAGGCTGTCGAAGCTTCAAAGCTTTACAACACTCTAGTTACCTCGATTGGGAAGGGCGATAAAGAGCAGACCCTTCGTGCAGCTGATGATTTAGAAAAACAATATTCTGGAACCACATATGCCTCGATGGCCAGTTTGGTTGCAGCTAAGGTGTCCGCAGATAGCGGTAATACCGATAAAGCAATCGACTATTTACGTTGGACCGCAGACCACGCTTCCAATGATGCGTATGAAGCGCTCGGTAAGTTACGTTTAGTTACTCAGCTTATTGAGCGCGGAACTGCTAAAGATTTTGCAGAAGCAGACGATCTCTTGAAAGACAAGCCAGTTAAAGGTTTTGAAGCCCTTTGGCTGGAGCGTCGTGGCGATTGGTATTTAGCTCAACAAAAAATAACAGACGCTAAAAAATCCTATGAAGCGGCATGGAAGCAATTAGACCAAACGAAAGAATTTCCGGAAGAGGGGCGTCGCCTCTTAAAAGTGAAGCTTGATGCTGTTGGAGGAGTAACTCAGTGA
- a CDS encoding Bax inhibitor-1 family protein, whose product MSDLNSYGFGQSSSISTPAVRNRVLRNTYALLALSMLPTVVGAWLGVAMNLDLFSGSPFMGFIVFMAIAFGFFWAIEKNKETGVGVLLLLGFTFFMGIMLSRLVGFTLNSYSNGAALIMLAFGGTAAIFATMATIATVSKSDFAGMGKWLMVGVLLLIVASLANIWLQLPALMLTVMVLAIAIFSAFILVDVQRVINGGETNYIMATLAIYLDVYNVFTNLLALLGIFGGDRR is encoded by the coding sequence ATGAGTGATCTGAACTCTTACGGCTTTGGGCAATCTAGCTCGATTAGTACCCCTGCAGTTCGCAACCGCGTTCTGCGTAATACCTATGCACTATTAGCCCTATCCATGCTGCCTACTGTTGTTGGTGCATGGCTCGGCGTTGCCATGAATCTGGACCTTTTTTCTGGCAGTCCTTTTATGGGTTTCATCGTCTTTATGGCGATTGCCTTTGGTTTCTTCTGGGCCATTGAGAAAAATAAAGAGACTGGCGTAGGCGTTCTGTTGCTACTGGGCTTTACCTTCTTCATGGGCATTATGTTGTCCCGTTTGGTTGGCTTCACCCTCAATAGCTACAGCAATGGCGCTGCACTGATCATGTTGGCCTTTGGTGGCACTGCCGCTATTTTTGCCACGATGGCAACCATTGCTACCGTAAGCAAGAGTGATTTTGCTGGTATGGGCAAATGGTTAATGGTGGGCGTACTGCTCTTGATCGTTGCTTCCTTGGCAAACATCTGGTTGCAATTGCCTGCTTTGATGTTGACCGTTATGGTTCTCGCGATTGCCATCTTCTCTGCCTTCATCTTGGTTGACGTGCAACGCGTGATCAATGGTGGTGAAACCAATTACATCATGGCTACCCTAGCGATCTACCTCGACGTTTACAACGTCTTCACTAACTTGCTGGCTTTGCTGGGCATCTTTGGTGGTGATCGTCGCTAA
- the ndk gene encoding nucleoside-diphosphate kinase translates to MAIERTLSIIKPDAVAKNVIGKIYDRFEQAGLKIIASKMAHLSQSEAEQFYSVHKERPFFKDLVSFMISGPVMIQVLQGEGAIAKNRDLMGATDPKKAEKGTIRADFADSIDANAVHGSDAPETAAVEVAFFFPGMQVFNR, encoded by the coding sequence ATGGCAATTGAGCGCACCCTTTCTATTATCAAACCTGATGCAGTAGCAAAAAACGTGATCGGTAAGATCTATGATCGTTTTGAGCAAGCAGGTTTGAAAATCATCGCATCCAAAATGGCGCACCTTTCTCAATCTGAGGCTGAGCAGTTCTATTCAGTTCACAAAGAGCGCCCTTTCTTCAAAGATCTCGTGAGCTTCATGATTTCTGGTCCAGTGATGATTCAAGTATTACAAGGTGAAGGCGCGATTGCGAAGAACCGTGACTTAATGGGCGCTACCGATCCTAAGAAGGCAGAGAAGGGCACCATTCGTGCTGACTTTGCAGATAGCATCGATGCCAATGCTGTTCATGGATCTGACGCTCCTGAAACTGCCGCTGTGGAAGTCGCTTTCTTCTTCCCTGGTATGCAAGTGTTCAATCGTTAA
- the ispG gene encoding flavodoxin-dependent (E)-4-hydroxy-3-methylbut-2-enyl-diphosphate synthase: MNNSNCLPPLPLGPSPKRATRQATVAWKTNIITVGGDAPVRVQSMTNTDTADALGTAIQVKELARAGSEMVRITVNTPEAAAAVPYIREQLDKMDVLVPLIGDFHYNGHTLLKDFPECAKALSKYRINPGNVGKGAKRDPQFAQMIEAACQYDKPIRIGVNWGSLDQELLASIMDSNAALANPKSAQEVMIEALIQSALQSAEKAVELGMKADQIILSCKVSNVQDLVAVYRDLSRRADYPLHLGLTEAGMGSKGIVSSTAAMAILLQEGIGDTIRVSLTPDPGAPRENEVIVAQEILQTMGLRNFTPMVIACPGCGRTTSTTFQELAADIQSYLRQQMPVWKKTHPGVEDMNVAVMGCIVNGPGESKHANIGISLPGTGETPAAPVFVDGVKVKTLRGDNIAQDFQVIVEEYVAQNYATK, encoded by the coding sequence ATGAATAATTCCAATTGCCTGCCTCCACTTCCTCTTGGACCAAGCCCTAAGAGAGCGACCCGCCAAGCGACAGTGGCCTGGAAAACTAACATCATTACTGTCGGCGGTGATGCCCCAGTCCGTGTGCAGTCAATGACGAATACCGATACAGCGGATGCGCTTGGTACAGCAATTCAGGTCAAAGAGTTAGCCCGCGCAGGATCAGAGATGGTGCGCATTACCGTGAATACTCCTGAGGCTGCAGCAGCAGTTCCCTATATTCGGGAGCAGTTAGACAAGATGGATGTCTTAGTCCCATTAATCGGCGACTTTCATTACAACGGTCACACTTTATTAAAAGATTTTCCAGAATGCGCTAAAGCCTTATCCAAATACCGCATTAATCCCGGTAACGTCGGTAAGGGCGCCAAACGTGATCCACAATTCGCGCAAATGATTGAAGCCGCTTGCCAATACGATAAGCCGATTCGGATTGGTGTGAACTGGGGCAGCCTCGATCAAGAGCTTTTGGCAAGCATCATGGATAGCAATGCCGCTTTGGCAAATCCCAAGTCAGCACAAGAGGTCATGATTGAAGCCTTGATTCAGTCGGCACTGCAATCTGCCGAGAAAGCAGTAGAGCTGGGTATGAAGGCTGATCAAATTATTCTGTCTTGCAAAGTCAGTAATGTGCAAGACCTTGTTGCGGTGTATCGTGATCTGTCTCGCCGGGCTGACTATCCGCTGCACCTGGGCTTAACCGAAGCGGGGATGGGTAGCAAAGGCATTGTGTCTTCTACTGCGGCAATGGCCATTCTGTTGCAAGAGGGTATTGGCGATACGATTCGCGTTTCTCTTACCCCAGACCCTGGCGCACCTCGTGAGAACGAAGTGATCGTCGCCCAAGAGATATTGCAAACCATGGGATTGCGTAATTTCACACCAATGGTGATTGCTTGCCCTGGTTGTGGCCGTACGACTAGTACGACTTTCCAAGAGCTGGCTGCAGATATTCAGTCTTACCTTCGTCAACAAATGCCCGTTTGGAAAAAGACCCATCCTGGGGTTGAGGATATGAATGTCGCTGTCATGGGCTGTATCGTTAATGGGCCTGGTGAGAGTAAGCATGCCAATATTGGTATTTCCTTGCCTGGTACGGGTGAAACCCCAGCAGCCCCTGTATTTGTGGATGGCGTTAAAGTGAAGACCCTTAGAGGCGACAATATTGCTCAGGACTTCCAAGTCATCGTAGAAGAATATGTGGCGCAAAACTACGCTACCAAATAG
- the rlmD gene encoding 23S rRNA (uracil(1939)-C(5))-methyltransferase RlmD — protein MVRNGKNISKVSLEMPDPVWVESLDLEAQGIARLAPTEEQLAEGHSGKVLFIQGALPTERVTYTVTREKSRFSKAKVDEILNPAVFRAQPKCEAFGICGGCTMQHLDIAAQIAIKQRVLEDDLKHIAKTQAEEILRPLGGPTWEYRHRARFSVVNRSIKKGTVLVGFHENKSGYVADMTACEILPKRVSDLLIPLRKLVMELSIVDDVPQIELAVGEDDVVALVFRILKPLTKADEQVLKTFAEEKQVWIWLQPKGIESVAPFYPETGKLCYRLPEFEIEMPFKPADFTQVNHLMNRALVSKAIKLLEPEQDERILDLFCGIGNFTLALARRANSVMGIEGLASLTERAQDNAKHNGLQNKTSFMQSNLFEVTSETIQSWGKADRWLIDPPREGAMEICQALANIHEQQGDDIQLLPQRIVYVSCNPKTLARDIDILCNQAGYTLKSAGIVNMFPHTSHVESIAVFDQK, from the coding sequence ATGGTTCGCAATGGCAAGAATATCTCCAAGGTTTCACTGGAGATGCCTGATCCGGTTTGGGTCGAGTCACTCGATCTAGAAGCACAAGGCATTGCCCGCTTAGCGCCTACCGAGGAGCAGCTAGCCGAAGGCCACAGTGGCAAAGTGCTCTTTATTCAAGGGGCACTACCTACCGAGCGAGTCACCTATACCGTCACCAGAGAAAAATCTCGTTTTAGCAAAGCCAAGGTCGATGAGATCCTCAATCCTGCCGTATTTAGAGCCCAGCCTAAGTGTGAAGCCTTTGGTATCTGCGGCGGTTGTACGATGCAGCACCTCGACATTGCAGCGCAGATTGCAATCAAGCAAAGGGTGCTCGAAGACGATCTCAAACACATTGCCAAAACGCAGGCTGAAGAAATTCTGCGCCCCTTGGGCGGACCTACTTGGGAGTATCGCCATCGCGCCAGATTCAGTGTTGTAAATCGCTCCATTAAAAAAGGCACAGTGCTGGTAGGCTTTCATGAGAACAAGAGCGGCTATGTTGCCGATATGACAGCCTGTGAGATTCTGCCCAAACGAGTTTCTGATTTACTCATCCCACTGCGCAAACTCGTGATGGAACTATCCATCGTCGATGATGTGCCGCAAATTGAGTTGGCAGTGGGGGAGGACGATGTGGTGGCCTTGGTCTTTCGGATTCTCAAACCACTCACCAAGGCAGATGAGCAGGTTCTGAAAACCTTCGCAGAGGAAAAACAAGTTTGGATCTGGCTTCAACCCAAAGGGATTGAAAGCGTAGCGCCGTTCTACCCAGAAACAGGCAAGCTTTGCTATCGACTGCCCGAGTTTGAGATCGAGATGCCATTTAAGCCAGCGGATTTCACCCAAGTCAATCACTTGATGAACCGCGCTCTGGTAAGCAAGGCCATCAAATTGCTTGAGCCAGAACAAGATGAACGGATTTTGGATCTCTTCTGTGGCATTGGTAATTTCACACTGGCATTGGCCAGAAGAGCCAATAGCGTGATGGGTATTGAAGGCCTTGCCAGCCTGACTGAGAGAGCTCAAGATAATGCCAAGCACAATGGCTTACAAAACAAAACCAGCTTCATGCAAAGCAATTTATTTGAAGTGACTTCAGAAACCATCCAATCCTGGGGCAAGGCTGATCGCTGGTTAATCGATCCGCCCCGCGAGGGCGCAATGGAGATCTGCCAAGCATTAGCCAACATTCATGAACAGCAGGGTGATGACATCCAACTCTTGCCCCAGCGCATTGTGTATGTCTCATGCAATCCCAAAACCTTAGCAAGAGATATCGATATTCTGTGCAATCAAGCTGGATACACACTCAAGAGTGCGGGTATCGTCAATATGTTCCCCCATACCTCACATGTGGAATCGATTGCTGTGTTTGATCAGAAATAA
- the hisS gene encoding histidine--tRNA ligase, which translates to MTDSKNSKLTKINAVRGMNDLLPADAQAWQHLDHVLQDLTRAYGYEYLRTPIVEMTAVFQRGVGEATDIVEKEMYSFEDRLNGEQLTLRPEGTAAIVRAVIENNLIYEGPKRLWYTGPMFRHERPQRGRYRQFHQFGIEALGFAGPDIDAEIILMGQRLWDELGLKGVRLEINSLGQADERAQHRAALVTYFEQHQDNLDEDSQRRLLTNPLRILDSKNPEMQALIEGAPKLLDFLGEASLKHFAAVQDLLKANNIPCKINPRLVRGLDYYNLTVFEWVTDELGAQGTIAGGGRYDPLIERMGGKAAPACGWAMGMERVLELMKVSGSLPESIPQCDVYMLHQGGETLKAALVIAERLRNAGIDTILFCPPDGESASFKSQMKKADASGAAYALIIGPDELNKNEAQLKDLRGSGEQQAVALEQAVEAVINALVGSSE; encoded by the coding sequence ATGACCGATTCAAAGAATAGTAAGCTCACCAAGATCAATGCCGTACGCGGTATGAATGATCTTTTGCCAGCAGATGCTCAGGCTTGGCAGCATCTCGATCATGTCTTACAAGATCTGACCCGTGCTTACGGTTATGAATACCTTCGTACCCCCATTGTTGAAATGACAGCCGTATTTCAAAGGGGGGTTGGGGAAGCAACCGATATCGTTGAAAAAGAAATGTATTCCTTCGAGGATCGTCTTAATGGTGAGCAACTGACTTTACGTCCCGAAGGGACTGCCGCAATTGTGCGTGCTGTGATTGAGAACAATCTGATTTACGAAGGACCTAAACGGCTTTGGTATACCGGACCTATGTTTCGTCATGAGCGTCCACAACGTGGTCGCTATCGCCAATTTCATCAGTTTGGTATTGAGGCTCTCGGTTTTGCTGGACCCGATATCGATGCAGAAATCATTCTGATGGGACAACGTCTCTGGGATGAGTTGGGCCTCAAAGGTGTGCGTCTTGAGATTAACTCTCTAGGTCAGGCCGATGAGAGAGCGCAACATCGCGCTGCACTGGTCACGTATTTTGAGCAGCACCAAGACAATCTGGATGAAGATTCACAGCGCCGCTTATTGACCAATCCATTGCGTATCTTAGATTCTAAAAATCCAGAGATGCAAGCCTTGATCGAGGGCGCACCCAAATTACTGGATTTTCTGGGTGAGGCCTCACTAAAACACTTTGCTGCTGTACAAGATCTACTCAAAGCAAACAATATCCCTTGCAAAATCAATCCTCGTCTCGTGCGTGGTTTGGATTACTACAACCTCACTGTGTTTGAGTGGGTGACTGATGAACTCGGTGCGCAGGGCACGATTGCCGGCGGTGGTCGTTACGATCCCTTAATTGAACGTATGGGTGGCAAAGCAGCGCCTGCTTGTGGCTGGGCAATGGGCATGGAACGCGTTTTGGAGTTGATGAAAGTCTCAGGCTCCTTGCCTGAATCCATCCCTCAATGTGACGTCTACATGTTGCATCAAGGTGGAGAAACCCTCAAGGCAGCATTGGTGATTGCAGAACGTCTGCGCAATGCAGGTATTGATACGATTTTGTTCTGCCCTCCCGATGGAGAATCGGCCAGCTTTAAATCCCAGATGAAGAAGGCAGATGCCAGCGGAGCAGCCTATGCTCTGATTATTGGACCAGATGAGCTGAATAAAAACGAAGCGCAACTCAAAGATCTACGCGGTAGTGGCGAGCAGCAAGCAGTAGCTCTAGAACAGGCGGTTGAGGCCGTGATTAATGCCTTGGTAGGCTCCTCAGAATAG
- a CDS encoding 3'-5' exonuclease produces the protein MATVLVFDIETIPDVVGLRRLDDLPASLSDSEVAQKAMADRLAKTGSDFLPLYLQKIIAISCVIRRSTKEGLPQIKVGSLGAPQDDEKVLIQAFFDLIEKYTPQLVSWNGSGFDLPVLHYRALANHIQAPRYWEMGESQENDSRDFKWNNYISRYHMRHLDMMDLLAKFNGRANAPLDGLAKLCGFPGKMGMDGSQVWPAYQDGKIDEIRAYCETDVVNTYLMYCRFQLMRGGFSLAEYQEEIAFVKAYLETQSKEPNGSQWQEYLQGFTGDA, from the coding sequence ATGGCAACGGTTCTCGTCTTTGATATTGAAACCATTCCTGATGTAGTGGGCTTGCGTCGTCTAGATGATCTGCCGGCTTCCCTATCGGATAGTGAAGTGGCACAAAAGGCCATGGCAGATCGCCTGGCTAAAACAGGGAGTGATTTTTTACCCCTTTACTTACAAAAAATCATTGCCATCTCATGTGTCATTCGGCGCAGTACTAAAGAAGGCCTTCCTCAAATTAAGGTAGGCAGCTTAGGTGCTCCGCAAGATGACGAGAAAGTATTGATTCAAGCCTTCTTTGACCTGATTGAGAAGTACACGCCACAACTGGTTTCTTGGAATGGTAGCGGTTTTGACTTACCCGTTCTACATTACCGTGCGCTAGCGAATCATATTCAAGCGCCACGCTATTGGGAGATGGGTGAGAGCCAAGAAAATGATAGTCGTGATTTCAAGTGGAATAACTACATCAGTCGTTATCACATGCGCCATCTCGATATGATGGATCTCTTGGCTAAATTTAATGGTAGAGCCAATGCACCGCTGGATGGACTAGCTAAGCTTTGTGGCTTCCCTGGCAAGATGGGTATGGATGGGAGTCAAGTTTGGCCTGCCTATCAAGATGGCAAGATTGATGAGATCCGCGCCTATTGTGAAACTGATGTGGTCAATACCTATTTGATGTATTGCCGCTTTCAGCTGATGCGTGGCGGTTTCTCATTAGCGGAGTATCAAGAAGAGATTGCTTTTGTTAAAGCTTATCTCGAAACGCAGTCGAAAGAGCCCAATGGTTCGCAATGGCAAGAATATCTCCAAGGTTTCACTGGAGATGCCTGA
- the bamB gene encoding outer membrane protein assembly factor BamB — protein MMKAITKFLSSALILALAISLVACSGNNRVRKPAELTEVKNQFELTPVWTAKVSSSDPFNFHLAVAGDGVYAASHNGDLTKLDVMTGKKVWSTDVPEKLSIGPGSDGSTTVVVSGKGTVYAFDDTGKRIWDVNIGSEVLTEPVVAAGVVVIRALDNRFIGLDAKTGVRKWIYQRQQSSLSLRVGYGMLVINDQVIVTGFAGGRFGMIALANGGLIWETPISFPKGFSEIERLNDVTAKPSMEGDVLCAVSYQGRIGCGQARGGNLLWFKDYSSFTGTAQSPDMVFSANEKSIVTAFASKDGSQIWESTKLQNRDVGEPLAIGRVLLMGDAQGYIHAFDQSNGEMVARVRHDSSPITAAPIAVGGLILVTSQGGKIAAYSPK, from the coding sequence ATGATGAAAGCCATAACGAAGTTCCTCTCAAGCGCATTGATACTTGCCCTGGCTATCAGTTTAGTTGCCTGCTCTGGTAATAATCGGGTTCGTAAGCCCGCTGAATTAACCGAAGTCAAGAATCAATTTGAGCTCACTCCGGTATGGACTGCCAAGGTGAGTTCTTCAGATCCATTTAACTTTCATTTGGCTGTTGCAGGTGATGGTGTTTATGCAGCATCCCACAATGGGGATCTGACCAAGCTGGATGTGATGACCGGTAAGAAGGTTTGGTCTACCGATGTTCCTGAAAAACTCTCCATCGGCCCTGGTTCGGATGGCAGCACTACTGTGGTGGTTAGCGGTAAAGGCACGGTTTACGCATTCGATGACACCGGTAAACGCATTTGGGATGTCAATATTGGTAGCGAAGTACTCACCGAGCCAGTGGTTGCTGCTGGAGTGGTCGTTATTCGGGCTTTGGATAATCGCTTTATTGGTTTGGATGCCAAGACGGGTGTCCGTAAGTGGATTTATCAACGTCAACAATCTTCACTTTCCTTGCGCGTTGGCTATGGCATGTTAGTCATTAACGACCAGGTGATTGTGACTGGCTTTGCTGGCGGACGTTTTGGCATGATTGCCTTAGCGAATGGCGGCCTGATTTGGGAAACGCCGATTTCTTTTCCGAAAGGATTTTCAGAGATCGAGCGTTTAAATGATGTCACTGCTAAGCCCAGCATGGAGGGTGATGTGCTGTGTGCGGTTTCCTATCAAGGTCGCATTGGTTGTGGTCAGGCACGCGGTGGCAACTTACTCTGGTTTAAAGATTATTCAAGCTTTACAGGTACTGCCCAAAGCCCCGATATGGTTTTCTCTGCCAATGAAAAATCGATCGTGACCGCCTTTGCGTCTAAAGATGGCAGCCAAATTTGGGAAAGTACAAAATTACAGAACCGTGATGTTGGTGAACCTCTAGCCATTGGCAGAGTCTTGTTGATGGGGGATGCACAAGGTTATATCCACGCATTTGATCAAAGCAATGGCGAGATGGTGGCTCGGGTGCGTCATGACAGTAGCCCCATTACTGCTGCACCCATTGCGGTGGGTGGATTAATCTTGGTCACATCCCAAGGTGGAAAAATTGCGGCGTACAGTCCTAAATGA
- the rlmN gene encoding 23S rRNA (adenine(2503)-C(2))-methyltransferase RlmN codes for MTSPRVNLLDFDADQMAAYVAGLNEKPFRAKQLMQWIHQRGISDINEMSDLAKSFRATLVDKAEVLSLPIIKDEHAHDGTRKWLLDVGAGNAVESVFIPEDDRGTLCISSQAGCAVNCRFCSTGHQGFSRNLTSGEIIGQLWFAEHLLRNDPEAIRRIELYPTPGYEHTGRVISNVVMMGMGEPLLNYDNVVSALHLMLDDRAYGLSRRRVTVSTSGVVPMIDRLAQDCPVALAVSLHAPNDALRDQLVPLNQKYPLKELLDACERYLPFAPRDFLTFEYCMLDGVNDSDIQAKELVRLLKNIKCKVNLIPFNPFPESGLKRSTNQRIHAFANILLEAGMVATVRKTRGDDIAAACGQLAGDVVDRTRVRERAVHDTEIVASKEHKIEWLDRLDSE; via the coding sequence TTGACCTCCCCGCGCGTAAATCTCTTGGATTTTGACGCCGACCAAATGGCGGCGTATGTCGCGGGGTTGAACGAGAAGCCCTTTCGAGCAAAACAACTGATGCAATGGATACACCAACGCGGTATATCCGATATCAATGAGATGAGCGATTTGGCTAAAAGCTTCAGAGCCACTCTCGTCGATAAAGCCGAAGTCCTTTCATTACCCATTATTAAAGACGAGCATGCCCATGATGGCACCCGTAAGTGGTTACTCGATGTAGGGGCTGGTAATGCAGTGGAATCCGTTTTCATTCCGGAAGATGACCGCGGTACCTTATGCATTTCTTCCCAAGCGGGCTGCGCAGTCAATTGCCGTTTCTGCTCCACGGGGCATCAAGGCTTTTCTCGTAATCTGACATCAGGCGAGATCATTGGCCAACTCTGGTTTGCAGAGCACCTATTGCGTAACGATCCCGAAGCGATTCGTCGCATTGAGCTCTACCCAACCCCAGGCTATGAGCACACGGGTAGGGTGATCTCGAATGTGGTGATGATGGGCATGGGCGAGCCTTTACTTAACTACGACAACGTCGTGAGTGCCTTGCACCTCATGCTCGATGATCGCGCTTATGGTTTATCACGTCGTCGCGTCACCGTATCGACTTCTGGTGTAGTACCGATGATTGATCGACTGGCCCAAGATTGCCCCGTTGCCTTGGCGGTCTCCTTGCATGCACCCAACGATGCCTTGCGTGATCAACTCGTACCGCTCAATCAAAAGTACCCCTTAAAAGAATTGCTTGATGCTTGTGAGCGCTATCTCCCTTTTGCTCCTAGAGACTTCTTGACCTTTGAGTACTGCATGCTCGATGGTGTAAACGATTCCGATATTCAGGCAAAAGAATTGGTGCGTTTACTCAAAAACATTAAGTGCAAAGTGAACCTGATTCCCTTTAACCCTTTCCCAGAATCTGGACTGAAGCGTTCCACCAATCAACGCATTCATGCGTTTGCCAATATCTTGCTTGAAGCCGGTATGGTTGCTACAGTACGTAAGACCCGGGGTGATGATATTGCTGCAGCATGTGGTCAATTGGCTGGTGATGTGGTGGATCGAACAAGAGTGCGTGAACGTGCTGTGCACGATACAGAAATTGTTGCGTCTAAGGAACACAAAATTGAGTGGTTAGACCGTTTGGATTCTGAGTAA